The proteins below are encoded in one region of Vulpes lagopus strain Blue_001 chromosome 10, ASM1834538v1, whole genome shotgun sequence:
- the CRYAB gene encoding alpha-crystallin B chain — MDIAIHHPWIRRPFFPFHSPSRLFDQFFGEHLLESDLFPTSTSLSPFYLRPPSFLRAPSWIDTGLSEMRLEKDRFSVNLDVKHFSPEELKVKVLGDVIEVHGKHEERQDEHGFISREFHRKYRIPADVDPLAITSSLSSDGVLTVNGPRKQASGPERTIPITREEKPAVTAAPKK, encoded by the exons ATGGACATCGCCATCCACCACCCCTGGATCCGCcgccccttctttcccttccactCCCCCAGCCGCCTCTTTGACCAGTTCTTCGGAGAGCACCTGTTGGAGTCTGATCTCTTCCCAACTTCTACTTCCCTGAGCCCCTTCTACCTTCGGCCACCCTCATTCCTGCGGGCACCCAGCTGGATTGACACCGGGCTCTCAGAG ATGCGTCTGGAGAAGGACAGATTCTCTGTCAACCTGGATGTGAAGCACTTCTCCCCAGAGGAGCTCAAAGTCAAGGTGTTGGGAGATGTGATTGAGGTGCATGGCAAACATGAAGAGCGCCAG GATGAACATGGTTTCATCTCCCGGGAGTTCCACAGGAAATACAGGATCCCAGCCGATGTGGATCCTCTTGCCATTACTTCATCCCTGTCATCTGATGGGGTCCTCACTGTGAATGGACCAAGGAAGCAGGCCTCAGGCCCTGAGCGCACCATTCCCATCACCCGTGAAGAGAAGCCTGCAGTCACTGCAGCCCCCAAGAAATAG